GTCGCGACCCCCGCCGTTCCGTTCCCGCAGTCGACGGCGACGGTCAGAGCCGACGGGCGACCGCCGAACGAGCGGGCGTACTCGGCCACCGCCGCCCGGTAGGCCGGCAGGACGTCCTCGCGTTCGGACGCGCCCCACTGGTTCCACGACGCCGGGGCCGCGTCGGCACCGACGCGCGCTTCGAGTCGGCGTTCGGCGTCGCTGTGGTACTCGACGCCGTCGACGAACAGTTTGAGGCCGTTGTCCGTCGGGGGGTTGTGACTCGCGGTCACCATGACGCCGCGCCGGCCCCGCGAGGCGTAGGCGAGCGCCGGCGTCGGCACTCGACCGAGCTCGACCACCTGTGCGCCGGCGCTCTCGAGCCCGGCAGCCACCGCGTCGGCGAGCGCCGGGGAGGTGACACGGCCGTCGTACCCCACCACGAACGTCCCGCCGTCTCGGCCGGCGGCCCGGCCGACCGCCAGTGCCCGGTCTGGCGTGACGTCGGCGTCGACGGGGCCTCGGATGCCGGCCGTCCCGAACAGGTCCATAGGTTGCGTTCCGTGAGGGCGCGGTTTAATTCTCCCGTTCTCACGAGTCAGGACTCGCCGGTCCGGTTCGGGACCCTCCAGTCGTACTCACTCCGGTTCGGCACGACTACCGGCCCGTCCATCCGACTGTGGCCGGCCGCGCACGCCGACTCGACGAACGTCCCGATCCGCTCGGCGAAGGTCCAGCGGGCCGCGGGGATGGTGCCGTCGTCGGCGCTGAGGACGGCGCCGCCGGTGTCGCGGGCGGCACGGGGAGCACACGCGTCGGACTACCGGATGGTCCGGTCGGTCACCTGGCGCAGCCGCTCGGCGACGTCCTCGTCGAACCCGTCTTCGGTGACGCGCCACTGCCAGTTGCCGGTGGCGCTCCCGGGGAGGTTGAACCGGGCGTCGCTGTCCAGTCCAAGCAGGTCCTGCATCGTCGTCATGGCGACGACGGCGTTGGAGTTCCAGACCGCCTCGATCATGTCCCAGTTGATCTCGCTGCCGTCGGTGCCGAGGTTGTAGTGCAGGCAGTCGCGCTGGTGGTCGTCGAGCTGGCGGTAGTACCCGACGATGGTGTCGGTGTCGTGGGTCGAGGTGTAGCCGACGGCGTTCTCCGGGAAGTGCATCGGCTGGTACATGTGGCCCTCCTGGCACCAGTCGGCGTACTGCGGCACGCGCATCCCGGGGAACTCGAAGCGGTCGCGAAGCGACATCACGCTCTCGTCGACGAACCCGAGGTCCTCGGCGAAAAAGGGGAGGTCGCCGAGTTCGGCCTCGACCGTCTCGAAGAAGTCGGCACCGGGTCCGTCGCGCCACTCGCCGTCGGCGGGGTCGTCCGAGTCGGCGGGGATAGCCCAGTACTCGTCGAACCCCTTGAAGTGGTCGAGACGCGTGATGTCGACCAGCTCGAACAGTCGCTCCAGGCGGTCGATCCACCAGTCGTAGTCGTTCTCGGCCAACGTCCCCCAGTCGTAGAGGGGGTTCCCCCAGCGCTGGCCGCTGTCGTCGGGGTTGGGCGGGACGCCGGCGACGACGGCGGGGTCGTTGTCCTCGGTCAGCTGGAACGCCTCGGGGGCCGCCCAGACGTCCGCCGAGTCGAGCGCGACGTAGATGGGCAGGTCGCCGACCAGTTGCACGCCGGCGTCGCTGGCGTACTCGTAGAGGGCCTGCCACTGCTCGTCGAACACCCACTGGACGAACTCGTGGTAGCCCACTTCGTCGGCCAGCTCCACGCGGTAGTCTTCGAGCGCCTCGGACTGGCGAGTCTTGACCTCGTCGGGCCAGTCTGTCCAGATCTGGCCGTCGAACTCCGCCTTCAGCGCCATGAACAGCGCGTACCCGTCGAGCCACCCCGCCTCACGCTCGCGGAACGCCTCG
The DNA window shown above is from Haloarcula halobia and carries:
- the malQ gene encoding 4-alpha-glucanotransferase, with amino-acid sequence MRFERQSGLFLHHTSLPSPHGIGDLGAGARRFVDFLERADQSLWQFCPLGPTSAELGNSPYQSFSAFAGNPLLVDLRDLGDRGYLTDDELDPPEGVAARSVNYGTVSEFKRDRLRIAYERFDDDASEADREAFEAFREREAGWLDGYALFMALKAEFDGQIWTDWPDEVKTRQSEALEDYRVELADEVGYHEFVQWVFDEQWQALYEYASDAGVQLVGDLPIYVALDSADVWAAPEAFQLTEDNDPAVVAGVPPNPDDSGQRWGNPLYDWGTLAENDYDWWIDRLERLFELVDITRLDHFKGFDEYWAIPADSDDPADGEWRDGPGADFFETVEAELGDLPFFAEDLGFVDESVMSLRDRFEFPGMRVPQYADWCQEGHMYQPMHFPENAVGYTSTHDTDTIVGYYRQLDDHQRDCLHYNLGTDGSEINWDMIEAVWNSNAVVAMTTMQDLLGLDSDARFNLPGSATGNWQWRVTEDGFDEDVAERLRQVTDRTIR